In Panicum virgatum strain AP13 chromosome 5K, P.virgatum_v5, whole genome shotgun sequence, the genomic window CACCCCCCCACGGTAGCCTAAACGCGTCCAGCTCATCACCCCACATCCCCTCCCCCGTTTCTGGAAACCGAAGGCCCACCGGTCACTCACCGCTCCAACCCACGCCATGCAGCGAGCTACCCCGCGCCCGAGGGCAGCGCCGTCATTTCGCCCCCCGCGCCAGGCCCCCGTCATCCCCGCAGTTTAAAGGGGAGCCCAGCGCTCCTCACACAGCTGGGGTTAAGGCTGAGGAGGAGGCCTAATCACTCTCGCTCGCAGGGTGCCGCTCGGCTTCCGCTCTGCTTCCTCTCCGGGCGGGGGAAGAGAGGAGAGGCGACCTGCTCCATCGATCTCCTCCTCGGTATGCTCTCCCGGCCGTCCTCCCCGTCCatcttccttccttcctcccgGTATCGCGCTGCGGCCAGGGTGCGGTGTCTCCTCGTTCCATCGCTCCTGGCAAGGAAAAAGTGATTTCTGTCCTTGTTTTTGCACCCCCGGTTCCCGAAAGGAGATGAATTCGGTGCTGAGTGTTTCGCATATGTCCTTGGGATTGTACGTTCCACCGGCAATTTTGTTCTgtttttcaaataaattcaaacatTCACATGTGCCATGTGTACTGTCGCTTGTTGTTCACTCCACTCTGATGGTGGCCAGGAGGGGAACAAAAGGCATGATGATTCAGGCTTTTGTGCGCAGGTGTGGTTTGTAGATTTTGCCTGAAGCcgaattccttttttttttataaaaaaagtaGCTCCCTCAGTTTAATCTAGATTGACCTCTTAAATCCCCATCGCTTTCACTTGACCATAAAAGTAGTCGGTTCATTGATTACACCGAGCTTTCGTGATCCGTTCATGAGGAAAATCTGCTTCGACTTACTCAGATGTCACCATTACAACTCCTCTCTAGCCTCTACCTGAAGCTGCTAGACTCAAACTCAAGTGTAGCGTTCCTGGTCcgtgcacccccccccccccccccccctttgcaCCTGTGCCTGTTGTACGATGGGCAGATAGGGACTTTCCATGGGACACCAGGCTGATGAAGggcaattttatttttatttttttaaaagtcCTTCACACGGTATCTGTTGCCAGGTTGGTTCTAGAACATGCATACATGCATGGTGACCATCTTAGCGGCGGGTGCATGTGCCTATTCACAGCTGTTTGGATTAGGAGACCCGCAAATAGTTTAGTTTAGATGTTTATCTGATGCAGTGATATTAGATCTTTTGTGACATTTAATTCCGGGAAATTGATTGTGTGAAAGAATTTCCTGACAAAAATATGTAACTCGTACTGATAATTGCGCTTCTTGATCGATTGTGTGTGTGCAAGCTCCATTTGTCACTGGATATTACATAATTTCCTTGCAAGTTTGACTTCTTCTAGCAATGTTCATTAATTATTGCCATCTTCACAtgcacgacaaacttatcttcAAGAAATGAATAAATAATACCATTCCAGAGAACCAAGATACAGATAGGTGTATCATTCCTGGCCTTTCTTGAAAACTACATCTGACATCATAATGTTGAATGTACTATATTATTGCTACTGTGATCCCCCCTGGATCCCTCCTCACACGATACCTGCATGTGTCCATCTATTTATTTATAAGCTGGGAGCCATGTTACGTGGATCGCAAACAATGACTTTTTATACTGAATTGACTAGTCTAGTTTATCACTCAATTATTGGATGGATGGTTGACAATAACTGATGAGCTTCTGATACTGCAAGTTTCAGCTGGAGCCTTGAACTTCTGATTCCTGTGGGGGCAGAACAAATTTGCTGTCACTTTTCTAGTTTATTCGAATTCATTGAATTACGTTCTCGCTCTCACTTAACAAGGGAGCAGCAGCTGCCACATCTCTTGCGCTGTGGTATGTGATAACTAAATCATAGTCATGCCTGTAAGCCTGTTCCATGAAGTTTCCCATCTAATATTCGGACCTGAGAGGTTTGATGAATTTCATCTTCATCAGTCCATCCCAAACATGTGATATATGCAGTCTATGTCAAATTAGATGTTTGTCTAACTGATTTATGCATGGCAGCTAAATGTGTACTCTGTTTTTTCAATatatgacgtttaggacaagCTCAATAAGCACCAAAAATGAATTAATTAGCTTAAAAACAGACTAACAGAGGTAGTACAATAAGCACCAAATAGTCAAAATTCATTAGTCTGTAGCTGTCACATCATTCATAAAAGAATGTACTTGTGTTCATTCGCACATCTAAGGCTTCAATGAGATACTGTCATACCATCAtagattttttcttttctttttgcttcCTCAATTCCACCTTAGGTTGCTGATGCTAATCAGTTTTCTAGTCCTCGGTTTTCTGAAAAATCATTGCTGATTGATTAGCTGATAAAATCATAATTGATGAAGGATATGTTAGTTCTCATCTTTTTGCTAACCAATCAATGTTGTGGTCCCTGCATTTTGGAGGTTGAGATAATGAGTCCTTTTCATGACACTCTGTAAGATATGCAACGGTACCTCTTTATAGGTAGGCAGGTCAAGACCTGCCTCCTACCGATTTGATTGCGATTTCATCACAAATAACCTTCATAACATGCATGGCTTTTCTGCATTCTGTGTCTTTTAACAGTTCTCTTGTTTACTGCCTCCAATATTCTAACAGTTCTCTAGTCATGACATTGCGATTTGATTTACTGCCTCCAATAATCTGCATTGTGATTTGATTGCCTGCTGTTTCTTGTTTACTGTCTCCAATATTCTAACAGTTCTCTAGTCATGACATTGAAAGATTATCTTTTTCCTAAATTTACTCTCAATATATTGTGTCTAAGACTAGTCCACTTGTAGTTTCAGATTCTTATTTTATGCTCTCTGTCAATCATGACCAGGTCTACTAAGCGGAATTTCTTATTTTTGGTGAGAATGAAGCGCATGCACAGAATGCCAACGAGGAAGTCCCACTCATGGTGGTGGGACAGTCACATTAGCCCCAAGAACTCCAAATGGTTAGCTGAGAATTTGCAAGGTAACAACTCTATTTTTATTGAATCACAGTATGTACTGAAGCACTCATGTTATTGGCCAAGCAGAGTAGTCTGCAGTAACTTGCTCAATGTTCATGTATCTTGTATATCCCGTAATACAATTAAACATAACACAATTTTCCTGACTTTTTTTCTTGAACAAACAGAGATGGATAAGCAAGTTAAAGAGATGCTGAAGCTCATAGAGGATGAAGGTGATTCTTTTGCAAAGAAGGCTGAGATGTATTACCAAAGACGGCCTTTGCTTGTAACCCATGTTGAGAACTTCTATCGCATGTACCGTGCACTTGCTGAGCGTTATGACAACGTGACTGGGGAATTGCGCAAGAATCTTCCATCATCTCTGCAGTCTCAAGGCTCTGGTATATCTGAAACTGATTCCGAGACGCAATCAATTTCCCCATCTCCAGAGCCTAACATGGAACAGAAGACACCAAAACAGaagcgcaaagcaagagcaGTTGGCTTTGATGTGTTCCTTGGTTCTGGTGGAAGCTCAGACATTTCGAAGAAGGGTAGTGAAGGATCATCGTCTTCGTCTTCTTCAGATTCTGATTCAGAGGTTGATGAAGGAAGTGAAGAAAATGGCAATGGAATTTCTTATATAATGAATGGACGGATTAATGAGCTAGAAGAGGAGCTTCAGGAAGCAAGGCAACAAATTGAGGCACTTGAGGAAAAGAACATGAACTGCCAATGTGAAAAACTTGAAGAGAGTCTCAAACAAGTTAGCAGTGAAAAGGAAGATTTGGTAGCTGCAGTTCTGGCAAACAAGAACGAGATTGAGGGTCTAAAAGGAAACCTAGCAAAAGTTACAGGAGAGAAATTGCAGCTCGAGGCCCAGGTAAAGGAGCTTGAACAAGCATCTCAGAGCTTAGATGATTCTTCTGCAGAGATTATGAAGTTACAAGAAATAATCAAGGATCTGCAAGCAAGATTGCAAAATGATTCAAATGAGAAAAGTATACTTGAGGAACGTGCTATGGAGTTTGAGCAAGTTCGTAAGCAGTTAGAGGATTCAAGGACTGAGGTCAGGGAGCTACAGGCTACAATCAAGAACCTGAAAGATGACTTAGGGAAAACTCTACAAGAGAAAGCACTGCTTCAGGACCGTGTGAAGGATCTGGAACAGGCAAGTAGTGACTTAAATGCCTCGGTGGCTTCTCTTGAGGGCAAGTTAACCGCCGCACAGGCACAGCTTGAACAACTTCGTGCCGAGAACGCAGAAGCTTCCTTCAAGAGCGAGGAACAAATATCAGAACTGAATGAAACCATCGCTGATCTTAAGAAGAAGCTTGAGCTGCTGTCCTCAGAGAAATCTGCAGTTGACAATAAGGTGTCCATTCTGCTGATTGATGTCACCACTCGTGATGAAAAGCTGAAGGAGATGGAGATCCACTTGCATCAGCTGCACCTGGAGCATGTCAAGCTGCTTGAAGAAGCAGATGTCGCACGGAAGACTGTCTCAGGCCTGCGTGCAAGGGTGTgcgagctcgaggaagaggttgAGAAGCAGAAACTTATGATATCCGATAGCGCAGAAGGGAAGCGGGAGGCGATCAGGCAGCTGTGCTTCTCACTTGATCACTACCGCCATGGGTACGAGCAGCTCCGGCAGCTCCTTCAAGGCCACAAGAGGCCCATGGTGATGGCAACTTGAGTAAGTAGCTCGTGGGATCCTTCGTTCTGGATGTCCAAAATTGGTCCCCCGGCGGCTTATCATGTAATTTGAGCGTCTCCTTCCCCCGTCCCCCCTTTTCCTGTATAATTTGAGTGAAACTTATGCTCTGCAGTTACTCGAGCAGTTGagctactctctctctccccctctctctccctccctctccccctccctcccgctctccctctctctctcccgctctccctctctctctctctgtaatGTAATGAGTTATGGATAATCATGGTAACGGTATTCCCTTCTCTGTTCGTTCTGCCCGTTGCTCTTTTTCTTATGGTCTATCCGAGCTTGTGAAAGTGAATGCTTGCCTGCCTTTTGAGATATTGGTGACCAATGAAGTGATGTGAATTATGACACAAGCCATTGGTTTTTGCCAGTCTGATGAGTATCTTGTGATCTGATATTGGTTTGCCATTGCATCAATTCGTTGTTTTTTACTGACTGCAGTTTCTTGTATGCAATGAACCTGTGATCTTGACCTAGGGGCGGAGCCAACAATGGGTCTGGAGGGGCTCTAGCCCCTCCTACCGCTCGTTAGGGGTGGGCATTCGGttcttcggttcggttcggttccggtTTTCAAAGAAATTCGGTTCCTAGAAAataggaaccgatcggttccaaGAAATTTCAGGAACCGAGTATTTCGGTTCTCGGTTAtttcggttcggtttcggttctaaccgaactAACCGAATTTTTTTACCGAAAGCTaagataacaagaaaaatatacatgtTCTATAGCAAATTTAGACAATACTTCCTCTACTTTAGAGAATAATAATTGAGAAGAGAACAATAACAATATAGTAAGAGAAATACATGGTAATTGAAGTATGATACATCACATGTAAATTAAATATACTCTTACAAAATGCAAAGTTTATGTAATTTGGTTctttcggttaattcggttacCCGAGGGTGGGAACCGAATTTTTTTCGGTTATTTCGGTTCTTCAATATCTGGAACCGAACAAGGAACCGAATTTTTCGGTTCCGGTTCtttcggttccggttccggttctttcGATTCGGTTCTTCGGTTTCGGTTAAATTTGCCCACCCCGGCCGCTCGTTGGACCCATGGAGCCTctcatacaattttttttgccatTAATGCACTGCGAGGAGAGACTAAAGTTATTTACAGGTGAAATAAGTCCCTCTTAAGAATTATTTTGGATCCGCCACTGTCTTGACCTGACTTAATTGTTGCACTTTAAGACTGAAGTGTCTTTCCATTCACAATTTTTCCTAACAAAGCGTGCAGATTTAAGGGTTTCACTGGCTGACGACCCAATTGCCCTAGTAAAAGAGCTTTACGTGATCACGGGAACCAGCCAAAAAGGTTCACGCGATAGAACAGGAATATCCTGGTTTGGTCCAGCGACCTAACTGAGTGTCTTCTTTGAGGTAAAAAATTGTGGAAATTGTGGTTGTCCCCAGGACAGTCATAGGCTGATAGGCACACAGACACCACCCCCTTCTTCAGGCCACGCTCAGCTGCGTCGTCAATGTCGATCACCTTGACACATTCTTTCCCGGTGGAATCCATCATGTAGGCGCCGACCTCCTCGAGCTCGAGTCCGCAACGAATCAATTTCAGCGTCGAGGGTGACAAGCTTCTTGGAGACGAGGAAGACGAGCTTCTTGAAGGCTTCCAGGAGGAAGTCTGGGCAAGCAGTACAGCGTCGAGGGTGACAAGCTTTAGGCATGGATCTGGCCAtccggaggagcggcgccgccggtgaCTAAGGACGGAGGAGAAGCGCGGCGCCGTCGATGACCCAGCAGCCATCTCATcgatcaaaaaaaaattgcaacaaTTTTAAAAAGTCCCCGAGTTGGTTCGCGATTCATAATCCCAGGCCGCGCGCGCACGGCTTCCTGGGCCGGTAACAGATTTGGGCCGTCAATGAAAACCGCCCGTCTCGTCACAATCCGCAgaggatttttttcatttttgtatttaaaaaaaattaaaatttcaaaaatatatggcggtttcaaaaaaattcaaaactatacccctggggcctgtcgccctctggctgggcgacaggacctaaatgtaattttttttttacatttaggtcctggcgcccgggacgcattaaacagcgaacttgtaaaatagatataaaatcatagaaaaattgaaaaaataaaaactcaACTGTtttggattctatgaaacaagatctacaacttttgttatataaagtttttcatttgatcaatgtatattgttctattttaaatactagtttaatgcacttttatttaaatatcaagatccatcctttggatgcatgtcatctttggccagagtgttgcatatggtaagcataggcttgtacaaaattggtaggcccagaaaacatttctagagtaagtttttaaattaaatcttgcaatatgtctagtttaaatgagttatttatccatgctgctatactgagttttagaagccataacttttacagtaccattattttatttcctaagagctacaaaaaaaagtttggtaaatttcagataagcacaactagaccaaatgaattatttcaaatttttctaggtacaagaactatttttcttgatttagtgcatttaccttagtcataattcatttggtctagttgtgcttatctaaaatttaccaaatttttttatagctcttaggaaataaaataatggtactgtaaaagttatggcttctaaaactcagtatagcagcatggataaataactcatttgaACTAGACATATTacaagatttaatttaaaaacttattctagaaatgttttctggatcTACCAATTTTGtgcaagcctatgctcaccatatgcaacactctagcCAAAGGTGAactgcatccaaaggatggatcttgagatttaaataaaagtgcattaaactagtatttaaaataaagcaagatacattgatcaaatgaaaaactttatataacaaaagttgtagatcttgtttcatagaattcagaacagttgagtttgtatttttcctatttttctacgattttatatcaattttataAGTTCGTTGTTTAATGCGTCCCGggtgccaggacctaaatgtaatttttttttatatttaggtcctgtcgcccagccagggggcgacaggccccctgtcgcccagacagggggcgacaggggtatagttttgaaatttttcgaaaccgccatatatttttgaaattttatttttttttaaatataaaaatgaaaaaatcccaATCCGGATCACAAAACTGGCCCAAGTCGCAGTTGGAGCTAATCGAGTCCATCGAagcagcctctctctctctctcaaaaaaaagaagcctcctcctcctctctctccaaaaaaaaagaaaaaaaaactgacggCAGGATTGATGGGAGAGGCAGCAGCCGTCCCAGCCTCTGACCCGCCCATGCTTTCCTCCATGATTTGCTCTCCGACCTGGtcggtgtttttttttctttttttgcgtCTCAAGGAAAAAGATTGGGACCTGATCACAGCTAAGCACGAGCTAGTGCCTAGTGCTCGCCCGGTCATCCCACAGGCAGCACGGCGTGCCCGTTCAGCACAAGCAGGCAGGCAGACAGCGCGTCCAGTAAATTACAAGGAGATGCGAGCCGTGTCTAGAGTATCAAactattaattttaattaattattatAATCACCGGGATTCATGAGCCGTATCTGATGATCGATCGGATTTTTATAATGCCGTAGGGATCGGGAGCTCTGAAAGGCGTCACAAGGCGGCCGTGTGCCCCAGCAGTGTCCTCTTCCTCTGCACAGCTTTGCTCGGTTACATGGTTCAGGCTTCAGTTTCCTGCCCATTCAATTTGGCAGCAAACTCTATTCCCTGGAAAGATTTAACTTGGCCAACTCTCCCTCATTCATGCCTGTCTAACGTTCGCTTATTAAGCTCCTGTCCCTTCCTGCAGTTCATCCTTCGGTTTGGATGAGTGCTGCTGCTCCTATATAAGGGTCGCGCGTGCCTTCCGGGTTTTCAATGATCTGCTGAgtttctgaacttctgatagAGATTGCGGAGGATCGCAAGCTTTGCTTCTGTTTTCTGTCAGCTCCATGCCCGGAAGCTTTCAGAAAAAAAGGAAGTTTTTCACAAGGTACCGTATCTACATAGAACTTAGAAGCAAAAACCATTGTTTTACCTAGTCATTTATTCGTACAATTCCACGGCAACAATTCAATGCAGGCTGTTCACACACACCTCAGTCTCTGCCATCTTGCAAAACATCTTCTTATCTTTTCCCTTCTAAAAaaccaaaagaagaagaaaaaaaaatgcaattttGACCACAAACCACAAGTCCGCACACCACGAGGCTGGCGACACCATGTGACAATATTAATTCCCTGCTCATTTCTCTccatccctcctccctcccctccccattCCTGGCCCAAGAACACTGCGGCTGCTGTTACACTACTCAAGTGTGAACAAAAAGGTCCATGCTTCCACTCGCTTCCCTTTTCTGCTCCGTAAAGGCAACACTAGCAGATCTTGGATTCGGCTGCAGGTGGTAGAGTAGTAAACGCACGCAGCAGTAGGAGTTGGTGGGCAGCACCGCGGCAGGCCAGCCCCTCGTGGTGCCCTGCATGTTTCACAGCTCTCCACGCGTTTGCTTGGAGCATTGACCGGGGAACGAATCCAGCTTGCCGGTTCTTGaccccttctcctcctctcccATGGCCTGTCCGCCTCTGCAGGAGCTTGCGTTCTGAGCGAGCGGGTGCGTGTGgtggccgtgggcggcggcggggatcttGGGCGCGCGCGGGATCCTGGGCTCTGTCTGGCTCTGAAGGAGCCGCCGTCCCGCCCTGTTCTTCTATCCCTTAGGTGAGATTGGGCTGTTTCCGCTGCTGCTTGCTTATGCAGAATCTGGCATGTTTCTTTTCAGATTGTACGTTCCGGTTTCTTGATGCATTAAGTTGAGTTTGGAGATGGTCTATCTTCATAGCTAGATCTTGCGGCATTTCTGAAGCGATGGTTGATTGCTTATCCTTTGATCTGGTCTTGCACCTCCGTTTCTTTCTGAATACTGATGTTACCATCGTAATATGCCTATTCTTTCCTGAAACAAATGGATGATCAAAAAGAAACAGTAGGGTGTTTGGTcattgagtttttttttactgCTCAAGTTTACTGAATCACCCTGATGAACTGACTGGTGTATTATTGATTCCTTCTGGATGTCTGGTGTTTGAGATTGAGCCATCTGTTTCTCTCTGTCACACCATTGATACCTTTGTTTTGTTAAGAGTAGAGTGAGGCTAATTGCACGTACTTTTCGTTTGAATTGGAAAACATTCTATTATCCAACCGACAAGGACTAGGTACCTCCCAAGGAGCAGACACACTAATCTCTTGATTTGAACTACCTCGAATAACAGGCTGCTGGCACTGTTGTCAATTGCATGCTGATGCCACACTATTCTAGTCATCCAGGTTGAGTTTATATTAAATAATGTTTCCGTTGTGGGAAAACCATGATGCTGTATACTACATTCATTTTTGCAGTATTGAACATTCAGCTCTGATATTTTTACTGTTATGGTTAATTGTTCCTGATGATGCACATTTCATAATTTCAGTTTTCAGATAGTGCTTCAATCCGATACCGCTTCTAGCTTGCCTGAAAGATTTGTGAACTATGAAGCCACCCTTGGAGAGGAACCCTACCAAGAAGCGCCATTCGTGGTGGTGGGACAGCCACATCAGCCCCAAGAACTCGAAATGGCTTGCAGAAAATCTTGAAGGTGAGTAAACCATACATGGAAATTTCATCATAGGCTCTTCTCAGTACTTAGGTACTATTCGTACATTTCAATGCATGTATAGGTACAGTACCATTTTCTAATAGTCTATGCAGTATGCACTGAGATGAGCATAAATGAATAATAAAGCAAAGGAAGTCCAATATCTATACTTTCCATAGTACTCTGATTTTTTGTACGTACATACTGTATCTTCTGTACAGTACCATCATCTGATTATTCCACTGTACCAGTGACCAAGAATGGGTAGTTACATATGTACTACTATACTTTGTGAATGTATACTACTAGTTACATATTAGTGTAAGTGCAATAGTCTTTTGTGAACATTCGTGATGAAATGATAAAATTGGGATGCACAAATTTTATTTTAACCAAAATATTCCAGTGAAGTGAAAGTGATGCTGTTAATACTTCCTAATTATGGTACTGCTGTTCTAGTTTTATGCGAATACAAAAAAATCTCTTATGCTTCCCACAGTACAGTAAATGAGCAGGGGAGTCCACCTAGGGTATTTCAGGTTTTGTCTAGGCTTCCAGCTATTTATTCTGCATGTTGCCTCTGTTGTTCATGTTTATCAATCTTCCCTGAACTTAAACATGCAGAAATGGATAAGCAAGTGAAGGAAATGCTCCAGCTGATCGAGGAGGACGGCGACTCCTTTGCAAAGAAAGCACAGATGTACTACCAGAGGCGTCCAATGCTCATCACTCATGTCGAGAATTTCTACAGGATGTACCGCGCTCTAGCTGAGCGCTATGACAATGTCACCGGTGAATTGCGCAAGAATATCCCAACAAGGCTGCAGTCGACGGGATCTTTAGCCAGTTCAGAGTGTGGTTCTGAGCTCCAGAGGTCACCCTCACCATCTCCTGAGCCACTACAGAGGTCATGGACAAGAGAGCAGAGTCCTAGAGCTGCAGGCTTTGATTTCTTCCTGAGTAACAAGAACAACGATTCGCCAGCATCAAGGAAGGAGCCCGAGGATCTGGCATCGCAGTCAGAGTCTGATGCGAAATCCGAAGATGGTGAGGATGATGGCATTGCCTACACTTTGCATCAAAGAGTTCTGGAACTTGAGGACGAGCTCAATATGACAAACCAGAAACTGCGTGATGCAAATGAAAAACTCGAGATTTTGGAGGAGAAGAGCTTGAGGTGCCATTGTGATTATAAAGAGAATGGAAATGTTGCTGATCAAAAAGCAATTTTGTCCAGAGAGCACTCTAATATGTTGGAACAAAACAAGAAGCTAGAAGCTGACATTATCGAGCTCAAGGAAGAAATGGATTCAGCAAGAAGGCAATTTGAAGAGGAATTGTCTGAAAGGGATGGAGAAATTAGCAAGTTAAAGCAAGACCTTGCTGATGCTTC contains:
- the LOC120705880 gene encoding protein NETWORKED 4B-like; the encoded protein is MKRMHRMPTRKSHSWWWDSHISPKNSKWLAENLQEMDKQVKEMLKLIEDEGDSFAKKAEMYYQRRPLLVTHVENFYRMYRALAERYDNVTGELRKNLPSSLQSQGSGISETDSETQSISPSPEPNMEQKTPKQKRKARAVGFDVFLGSGGSSDISKKGSEGSSSSSSSDSDSEVDEGSEENGNGISYIMNGRINELEEELQEARQQIEALEEKNMNCQCEKLEESLKQVSSEKEDLVAAVLANKNEIEGLKGNLAKVTGEKLQLEAQVKELEQASQSLDDSSAEIMKLQEIIKDLQARLQNDSNEKSILEERAMEFEQVRKQLEDSRTEVRELQATIKNLKDDLGKTLQEKALLQDRVKDLEQASSDLNASVASLEGKLTAAQAQLEQLRAENAEASFKSEEQISELNETIADLKKKLELLSSEKSAVDNKVSILLIDVTTRDEKLKEMEIHLHQLHLEHVKLLEEADVARKTVSGLRARVCELEEEVEKQKLMISDSAEGKREAIRQLCFSLDHYRHGYEQLRQLLQGHKRPMVMAT
- the LOC120705881 gene encoding protein NETWORKED 4A-like, giving the protein MKPPLERNPTKKRHSWWWDSHISPKNSKWLAENLEEMDKQVKEMLQLIEEDGDSFAKKAQMYYQRRPMLITHVENFYRMYRALAERYDNVTGELRKNIPTRLQSTGSLASSECGSELQRSPSPSPEPLQRSWTREQSPRAAGFDFFLSNKNNDSPASRKEPEDLASQSESDAKSEDGEDDGIAYTLHQRVLELEDELNMTNQKLRDANEKLEILEEKSLRCHCDYKENGNVADQKAILSREHSNMLEQNKKLEADIIELKEEMDSARRQFEEELSERDGEISKLKQDLADASEKLLQEKCTNGARISELQKSAEDIRSKLERVSEEKLLVEKQVKELEEANAQAEKYSQELTEDAERLSEEKFRHEAEILTMQHSIENLKSRIESLAQEKSLMTTWFSDLEQVVGRGRSIFVG